Proteins from a genomic interval of Bombus affinis isolate iyBomAffi1 chromosome 16, iyBomAffi1.2, whole genome shotgun sequence:
- the LOC126925704 gene encoding uncharacterized protein LOC126925704 translates to MMETAHDTRGSGHATQVRELPYGRRNSPYHPSRTSSPTPCWLIWREGALRSVRGRACAPMVTTTPGNGVWSKVGTIIEQSSRDIKKHILGSLRDPNHLRLLRTRIYCDQRLIFFHNITKEFLVLCDAKLNRVLENLVQSRFPANLRTCFSPVSPFVLQLA, encoded by the exons GGGGGTCCGGACACGCGACGCAGGTACGCGAATTACCTTACGGGAGAAGAAACAGCCCGTATCACCCCTCGAGAACATCCTCGCCTACCCCATGCTGGCTAATATGGCGGGAAGGAGCGCTCAGGAGCGTACGAGGCCGCGCCTGCGCCCCCATGGTCACTACGACACCGGGAAATGGAGTGTGG AGCAAAGTGGGAACAATTATCGAACAGTCATCGAGGGATATCAAGAAACACATATTGGGATCGTTGAGAGACCCTAATCATCTTCGACTGCTGAGAACACGTATCTATTGTGACCAAAGACTAATTTTTTTTCATAATATTACGAAAGAATTCCTTGTACTATGTGATGCAAAATTGAACAGAGTCTTGGAGAATCTTGTGCAGAGCAGATTTCCTGCTAATCTGAGAACCTGTTTCTCACCAGTATCTCCTTTCGTCTTGCAGCTCGCCTGA